CCTGCGACTATTAACCAAGGTGATTCTACGACCTTAACTTGGTCATCTACAAACTCTACTAGTTGCTCTGCTTCATGGACTAATAGCACTGCTACCAGCGGAACTCAAGTTGTTTCACCAGTTGCTAATACGGATTACACGGTTACTTGTACCGGAGCTGGCGGAAGCGATGATGCTACTGCAACGGTGACGGTTCGACCATTGCCAACGGCAACTCTTTCTATCAATCCCTCAATTATTAATAGTGGTGAATCAGCAACATTAACATGGTCTTCTACTAACACAACAGATTGCAGCGCTTCTTGGACGCTCTCAACGGCAATCTTTGGAAGTCAAAGTATTTCACCGACAAGTAGTGGCGATTACAGTATCACTTGCAATGGAGCGGGCGGCAGTATTTCTAAATTAGTTTCACTAGTTGTTTTACCAGTTGGTGGTTCTGGCGTGAGCTCTGCTCCGATAATAGTCCCGCCGCAATCAACCGAAAATCCTCAGGGTGGCTTTAGGGTTACTGCTAGTCAATTGCCCGTCTCAAGTTCTTTACCTTTGGTGAAGCTAAAGTTTTCTGTTGGATCAGATATTAATCGTATAGCAATTTCAAATTATCCCGATTTTAACAATGCTAATATAGAATTATATCAGCCAGAGATAAATTGGAGTTTGTTAAATAATAATAAATTCCAGAAAGTTTATGTAAAATTTTATAATAAATCCGGACAGTCAAGTGAGATTATTGTTGGTGATATTATTTTAGATGACATAATAGAAAGTAATTCAGTTCAAGGAACAGATATCGTCTCTAAAATTATTAATGAAAAAACAGAAATATTTAATCAAGCCAATCCAGAAACTTACTTTATTAATAATGGTACTGACTCTACCTTAAAACTAGGTTCAGGCGAAAGAGCCGCCGCTATTAGTTCATATAAAGAAGCTTATGGTATTGCTCCAAAAACTGCAGCCAACTGGATTGACGTTCTAAACATTGCTAATGGTCGTTGGCCAATCACGGTTATCAAAACTGTAGAAGCAAGAGCTTACACTAATTTCAAATTAGTATATGGACGTAATGCTGACATGAAGAACTCAACTGATGTTAATGCTCTAAAGATGATGGGCTACGGTGTTCGTTCTACGGCAGCACGTAATTTAAGTGCAGAGAAAAATGCCGCTCAAACTTTTATTAAAACTTTTGGTTTTAGCCCTTCAATTGCTAGGCACTGGAATGTAATAAGAGCAATCGCATACTCTGGTTTAATAAAATAATTCTAATTTCTAAAAACACCCTGACGTATATCAGGGTGTTTTTATATAAAGTAAATTTATTTCTTGATCTTATTTACCGCGATGGATAAACGAGATTTTTTTCTGTCGCGAGTATTCTTCTTAAGAAGACCTTTACGAGCAGCTTTGTCTAATTCCTTCAAAGCAATTTTTAAAGCTTCTTTAGCGGTTGCTTCGTTGCCTTCAGCAATAGCTTTACGAACTCTTTTTAAGATAAGGGCTAGTTGATCTTTAGCGTCCTCATTACG
Above is a genomic segment from Candidatus Falkowbacteria bacterium containing:
- the rpsT gene encoding 30S ribosomal protein S20, with protein sequence MPNTKSGTKELRKANRRNTRNEDAKDQLALILKRVRKAIAEGNEATAKEALKIALKELDKAARKGLLKKNTRDRKKSRLSIAVNKIKK